Within the Sulfurospirillum barnesii SES-3 genome, the region GCCATGGATGATAATATTAAAGTGATGGATGATACCTCAATCGCACTTGCAAAAGATAATAATTTGCCTATTGTTGTCTGTAACATGTTTGAAAAAGGTAACTTACTCAAAATTATTGAGGGTAATTTAGAAAATTGCTCTATTGTTAGAAATAAATAAGGATAAAAAATGCAAAGAACAGAAGAAATTACAGCAAGAGCTTTAGAACTTGTGGGACAAGATCGTTACAGATTGGTGATGATGGTTTCTAAAAGAGCAGACCAACTCTCTAATGGGGCTGAGCCACTTATAAAAGCGGATAAAAATAAGCAAAAATTTACTGATATTGCATTGTTGGAAATTGCAGAAGGTAAAATTAGATTAGATTCTATTACTGATAATTAAGTCGTCACTTTGGAAGAGTTAGTTGAAATTGTAAAAGAGTGTAAACGCTCTGATGATGCGGTTGAACTCTTATACAAATATATTAAACCAACCCCCAATATTGAAAAAGCTGTTGCTTTTACGATCACAAAACATCAAGGTCAATACCGTAAAAGTGGTGAAGAATATGTCGTTCATCTCCTCTTGGTATGTGTTTTTGTGGCTTATTTAGGGGGTGATGAATCGATGATTGTTGCTGGATTACTGCATGATGTTGTCGAAGATACCTCTTGTTCTGCTGAAGAAGTAAGGGCTCTTTTTGGTGAAGAAGTAGGGCATTTGGTGGATGGATTAACCAAAATTGTTGAAATCAGAGATGTTGAACTAATCCCCTCCTATTCGAATGACAAATTGGTTGCTTCGGCATTAACTTTTCGAAAAATGCTTATTGCATCTATTCGGGATGTTCGTGTTTTGGTGGTCAAATTATGTGATAGACTGCATAATATGTTAACCCTTGCTGCTCTTGATACCGTAAAACAAAAGCGTATTGCAGAAGAAACATTGGTGGTGTATGCACCCATTGCCCATCGTTTAGGTATTTCATCGATTAAAAATCTTCTGGAAGACTTGAGTTTTCGCTATGTGATGCCCAACGAATATCATAAAATTGATACGTATATCACAGAGCATGGTCGGCAATTACAACTCCGCCTCAATCACTTTATTTCTAAAATTAAAAATTACATGCTTAAAGAGGGCTTTATTGAAACGGATTTTACCATCCAGAAGCGTGTAAAACATTACTATTCTATTTATCTGAAAATGCAACGCAAAGGGGTAAGTATTGAAGAAGTACTGGATCTTTTAGCGATTCGTATTATTGTTCGAACACCTATTGATTGTTACCGAGCTTTGGGTATTGTGCATCAACATTTTAGACCTCTTATTTCACGTTTTAAAGATTATATTGCGATTCCTAAAGAAAATGGGTATCAGACGATTCACACAACAGTTTTTGATGACAAATCGATTATTGAGTCACAAATTAGAAGCAATGATATGAATAAAACGGCAGAATATGGTGTTGCTGCACACTGGAAATATAAATCAGGGGGTTTAAATCCTAAATTAGATTGGCTTAATGATTTAAATACACAAAATGAAGAAATTGACAATATTGAAGATTTTTATGCCATTGCCAAAGACAATCTCTACAGTGAAGATATTGCAGTGTTCTCTCCTAAAGGTGATATTTTTACACTTCCTCGTGGTGCAACGGTTCTGGATTTTGCGTATGAAGTACATACAGAGGTTGGAAATTATGCTGATGAGGCGTATATTAACAAACAAAAAGTTCCCCTTTTAACGGAGCTAAAAAATGGTGATATTGTGCGTATTGTTACTTCAAAAGAGCCAAAATATCGCTGTACGTGGGTAAATAGTGTTAAAACAGGCAAAGCAAAAACAACAATTCAATTTCATTGTCGTCAAAAGATTAAAGAGATTAACCATAAAGTAGCACTTAAAATTTTAGCCCATGTGTTTAGCGTGGCAGAAACGAAAATTGTTTCATGGGTAGAACAAGAACATGCAATTAAAAAAATCTTTAAAGTAGCGACGGACTCTATTTATTTACAAGATATTGCCAATACTTTAAAACTATATGCACTTCAAGATACTTTGCTTTTTCCTTTGTTAAAAAAGGATCGTTATCGCATTAAAAAACAAAAATTTGAAAATATCGTTATCTATTCCAATCACACGATAGCAAATGTCTATTTTGACTACTGTTGTCATCCAAAAAGAGGCGATGATATTGTAGGATTTAAAAAGGGAAATGATATTTTTGTGCATCACAAATTGTGTGAACGTGCCGCATCACTTATGGAAGCTGATGAACCAATGGTCTTTGTTAAATGGACACGAGAAGCTCCTGATCGCTATAAACTCATTATAAGCCTTGATAATAAAAAGGGCTCTTTAGCCTCATTTTTAGCTTATTTGGCTAAAATGCAGATTAACCTTGTGACGATAGAACTTGGAAAATCTGAAGATGAGGGACATGCGGATTATTTTGAAATGATCCTTGAATTACCCGATAAAAATATCAGTGCTGTAAGAGATAATCTAAAAGGAAAGTATCGTGTGATTGAGTTCGTCTCAGTTAATGATGCGTATAAATAATTGTAGAAGGAAATGGAACGACCCATGGAGATAAAACTTAAAAATGCGTTGAGTGAAATTAAACGAGGCATAAGTGAGATTATTGATGAAGAACGCATTGAGGCATTGGTTAAAAATTATTTGGAAAAAGGTCAAACATTTTTAGTTAAAGCAGGTTTTGATCCAACCGCACCTGATTTACATTTAGGACATACCGTCTTGCTTCAAAAAATGGCATTGCTTCAAAAATACGGTGCCATTGTTCAGTTTTTAATTGGTGATTTTACAGGCATGATAGGTGATCCTACGGGGAAGAATGAAACCCGTAAAAAATTGACACGAGAGGTTGTTTTAGCGAATGCTGAAACCTATAAAGAACAAGTATTTAAAATACTAGACCCAGAAAAAACAGTGGTTATGTTTAATTCAACATGGATTGAAGCGTTGGGCGCGGCAGGGCTGGTTGAACTAACCACCACCTTTAATGTTGCACGTATGTTAGAGAGAGAAGATTTTGAAAAACGCTACAAATCACAGATGCCTATTTCCATTAGTGAATTTTTGTATCCCTTACTTCAAGGTTATGATAGTGTTGCGATGAAATGTGACATTGAAATGGGTGGAACGGATCAAAAATTTAACCTTTTAATGGGGCGTCATTTACAACGTGCCTATAGCATTGGTAAAGAGCAAGCCGTGATAATGATGCCTTTACTAGAAGGCTTAGATGGCGTCAATAAAATGAGCAAATCTTTGGGAAACTACATTGGGGTAACAGATGAACCATCGGATATGTTCGGTAAAATGCTGAGCATTTCAGATAGTTTAATGTGGCGTTATTATGAACTTTTAAGTGCCAAAAGTTTAGAAGAAATTACGATGCTTAAAAAAGATGTTGAAGAGGGAAGGGTTCATCCTAAACATGCTAAAGAGATGATAGCTATGGAAATGGTTGCGCGTTATCATGGAAAAGAAGCAGCCCTTCATGCGCAAGCAGAGTTTAACCGCGTGCATGCACACAATGAGATTCCTAACGAGCTAGAAAGCTTTACATGTAAAGCACCTGTTTGGATTGCGAAGGCATTGGTGGATTGTGGATTAGAAGAGTCTACATCCCAAGCAAGACGTGATATTAAGCAAGGTGGCGTAAAACTCAATCAAGAAAAAGTGGACGATGAACAGCTACAACTTAATGGTGGTGAGTATATTCTTCAAGTAGGCAAACGTAAATTTGCTAAGTTAAAGGTGCAATAATGTCATTACACGCTCTTAAAATCGGAAAATATACTATTGAGCACCCTATTGTTCAAGGTGGTATGGGACTAGGAATTAGTTGGGACAGACTTGCTGGAACGGTCAGTCTGGAAGGTGGACTTGGTGTCATCAGCTCTGTTGGAACGGGCTATTATGATGAGCGCCACTACAGTAAAAAAAATATTAATACACGTCCTTTTGAGACAGAGAATTTTTATTCAAAAGAGGGTTTGAATGCTATTGTAAGAAATGCACGTAAAATTTGTGGCTCAAAGCCTTTGGGTATGAATATTTTATACGCTATTAACGATTATGAAAGAGTGATTAAAGATTCATGTGAAGCGGGTGTGGATGTTATTATTACAGGGGCTGGTTTGCCAACCAATATGCCTGAATTTACAGCCAATTATCCAGATGTTGCTCTTGTACCCATTGTCTCGTCTGCTAAGGCTTTAAAAATTATCTGTAAGCGTTGGACTCAACGCTATAATCGCTTACCTGATGCCATTGTTGTAGAAGGTCCTTTAAGTGGAGGACATCAAGGTTTTACGTATGAACAGTGCTCTCAAGAAGAATATCAGTTAGAAAACCTGATTGAACCTATCTTAGAAGAGATGAAAGCGTGGGGTGATTTTCCTTTGATTGCAGCAGGGGGCGTTTGGGATCATAATGATATTTTAAAAATGTTTGCCTTAGGTGCTAGGGGTGTTCAAATGGGGACACGTTTTATTGGTACGCATGAATGCGATGCAGATAAAAATTTTAAAGAAGTACTGCTTAAAGCGCAAAAAGAAGACATTCAACTCTTTAAATCTCCTGTGGGCTATCCTGCCCGAGGTGTAAAAACGAATTTAATAGATATGGTTGAAAAAAGAGAAGGGCCTGCCATTCGCTGTATTAGCAATTGTGTAAGCCCTTGTCATCGTGGACAAGAAGCGAAAGCGGTTGGGTATTGTATTGCAGATCGCTTGAGTGATGCATATATGGGAAAGGTTGAAACAGGACTTTTCTTTACAGGGGCTAATGGCTATAAGCTAAATGAAATTATAAGTGTTAAAGAACTTATGGCAAAGTTGGTTCATGGGGAAACGCATTAGACTCTTTTTTCTTTTTTTGCTGACAACGATGGTGCTCTTTGGAGCGCCAAATCCCATGCAGCAATTAGAGCAATACACTGTACAGTTAAAACAAGCAAATCGTGATGATGCGTTGCGCATTTTTCATGGATTAAAAGCTTTGTATATCCAATCGGTTATGAATGGAGATGATGCTCTTAAAAAAGAGACACTCTCGCTTCTTATTGAAGCTTCAAAACGATTAAATTATGATAGCTCTAAATATGCGTCTGAATTAGCAACGTTAGAGAAACAAAATGCCTCATCATCTCGAAGTCAAACCTATACAGATACAAACAAACGTGATGGTGTATCTGAAAAATCAGCCTTCCCAACACCATCAAACAAGGGGAAAGCACTCTCTTCTTCACCAAATAATGCATCAACTCAAAACCTTCCTAAAAGTTATAAAGGTAAAAATGTTTTACAAAGCATTGAGAGTAATGATGAAGAAATTGTTTTGCATTTTGGCTCCCCTATTTCTGAGCAAAGTATTAAAATTTTTGTGCTTAAAAGTTCAGATAGTTATAAAAAAGTGATTGATATTCCTGCGGTGATTTTAAATGCCCCCCTAAATATACAAACGCCTCAAAAATTAAAACATATACGCATCAGTCAGTACAATAATGATCTCCTTCGTATTGTCTTAGATGCACCAAAATCCTTTGAAACCTATGTGAGTACACTAGAGTCAAAGGTAGTTATCTCTTTAGAAAAAGAGCCAAATATAAGTAAAAATAAACCTCAAATAGAAAGTACATCACAAAAAAGTCATGTTCTACCTCCAGAAAAAGAGAGTATGCCTGTCGTTTCGAAAACAGTGCAGAGTTCTTCTTCGCTAAATCGTAATAAAACCATTGTCATAGATGCGGGGCATGGTGGAAAAGATCCAGGGGCAATTGGCTATAAAAAGAAGATGGAAAAGCATTTAATGTTAGAGATAGCATTAGCATTGGGAAAAGAGTTGAAAAGTCGTGGTTATAAGGTTTTTTATACCCGCCAAAAAGATGTTTTTATTAACCTTCGTGATAGAACAAAAGTTGCCAATGATAAAAATGCCGATTTGTTTATCTCACTCCATGCCAATGCTGCGCCCACGGAAGCTAAACAGCTTTCAATGAAAGGATTAGAGACATTTTTTCTCTCTCCAGATCGTTCTGAACGCTCAAAAAATGTGGCTGCACTGGAAAATAAATCGGATATTGAAGAGATGAATTATTACTCAAAAGAGACTTTTTTAAATGTCTTTAATCGAGAAAAAATTATTCTCTCTAATAAAGCAGCCATTGATATACAATCGCACATGCTCAACAGTGTCAAAAAGCGTTATGCTGTGGAAGATGGAGGGGTGAGAGAAGCTCCTTTTTGGGTGCTTGTGGGTGCGACCATGCCTTCTGTTCTTATTGAAGTTGGCTATATCACCAATCCTGAAGAATCCACCAATATGCACAACCCTCAATATCAAAAGATGCTTGTTGATGGGATTAGCAATGGTTTAGATCAATATTTTAGCAACAATCCTTAATGATTTTACCTTTTGCGAGGGCTTCTTTTTTGAAAAAGGAAGACCATTGATTAAGTATAGCTTTATTAGGATGCGCTAAATAAATTTCAACGAGACGTTTTTCCCCCACAAAACGAGGTAAAGATGAAAAATGAAGCTCTGGGGGAAGGGCCTGCATAATCTCTATTAAATCATTTTCTGGGGATTCTACAATAAAAGAATCACTGAGAAGTTTTTCTTGAGAAGGAAAGTGTTTGGTAAGTGCGTCTTGTACCATTGGCCATGCCATAGAGGGAAATCCTGGGGTAAAAAAGAAGCGATTAAAAAGGCTAAAACCAGGAACATTGTTAATAACATTGGTTAAGAGATCTGCCTCTGGTGGGAGCATCGCCATAGTAATACGATGAGGATATGCCTCTTTCCCAAATTGAGATTCAATGAGCTCTTTTGCTTTTACATGTAAAGATAATTCCTGCCCCGTAAAGACTTCACTGGCAATTGCTCGTGTCAAATCATCAGGTGTTGCGCCGATGCCTCCAAAACAGAACATCACGCTTTTAGGGTCTTGTAAAATCATATTAAAACAGTTTTGAATTAAGAAAGGGGAATCTTCGATGATGAAGTTTCCTACATGTAAAAGTCCACGCTCACGTAGTTCTTGGTTAATGAAAGTAAAATGTTTATCTACTCTGCGACCATTGAGCAGTTCCGTGCCAATGATAACAGAGTAGAAGTTGTGCATCTAAATATGACCTTTAACGAAAGCTTCCATCTCAGAGACAATCTCTTCAATGCTACGCTCGCCATTAATTTTATGAAGAAGATTTTTTGCTCCATAAAAAGCTTGAATGTCTGCTAAAGGCTCTGTGTAGACTTTCATGCGGTTGTTGAAGACTTGAACATTATCGTCCGCTCCACGTGCCCGTCCTAAAACGCGATCACATGCCACTTGTTCACTGACTTCAACTTCAATAACAGAAACGAGTTGAACGGTTGTTTCATGTGCAAGAATAGCATCTAAAGCCTTCATCTGCTCGTCTGAGCGAGGAAAACCATCAATGAGAATAACATCTTTAGGACTGTTTTTAATAGCACCTACAATGGTGTTGATAACAATATCCAAAGGTACAAGATTGCCAGCACTGACAAACGAATCAATCGTTTTACCGAGCTCACTACCACTTGCCACTTCATCACGAAGCAATTCACCTGTTGAGTAATGCGCAATACTATCGCTATTTTTTTCAGCAATTAAACTTGCATCGGTTGTTTTACCACTTCCTGGTGCACCAATAATTAAAAACAGTTTTTTCATAGAGTTTCTCCCTTATTTTGATTTTTCTCGAAGTCTAATACCTAAATCTCGAAGCTGGTCATTCTCCACTTCGCTTGGGGCACGGGTGAGTAAGCATTGTGCTTTTTGCGTTTTAGGGAAAGCAATAACATCACGAATGCTTTCACTTTTGGTAATAAGCATCATAAGCCTATCTAAACCAATTGCCAAACCGCCGTGTGGTGGTGCACCGTATTTAAGAGCATCGAGTAAAAACTCGAATTTCTCGTGCGCCTCTTCGTCCTCAATGCCTAAGAGTTTAAAGACTTTTTGTTGAATCTCTTTTTTATGAATCCTAATACTTCCACCACCCAGTTCCACACCGTTTAAGACGATGTCATAGGCAATAGATTCCATCTCATCAATGGGGGTGTTGTCGATGTCGCGCGGCATGGTAAAGGGATGGTGAAGGGCTTTGACTTTGCCATTTTCAACTTCAAACATCTCAAAATCAACCACCCAAACAAATTCAAATACATCCTTAGGAATAATGTTCATCTGTTCTGCTAAAAAGATACGGAAGCGTCCCATATAGTCTAAAACAACCTTTTTCTCTCCTGCACCAAAGAAAATAGCATCGCCTACATGTAAATCTGCTGCATCCACAATTTTTTGCAAATCAGCTTCATCAAAGAACTTGGTTAAAGGACCTTTGAGACCATCTTCTTTCATTTGAAAATAGCCTAAGCCTTGTGCGCCAAATTTACGAACATACTCTTCAAAACTTTGCATTTGACGTTTTGAGAAGATGTTATCGCCATTAGGGACTTTAAGCGCTTTAATGCGGTTTTTCTTGGTATCTTTAGCAATGTTGCTAAAAATTTCATTTTTACAGTTCGCAAAAATGTCCATCACATCAATCATAGAAAGGTCATAACGAAGGTCTGGTTTATCTGAGCCATATTTTTCCATCGCTTCTTTAAAACGAATACGATTAAAAGGAATGCTTATCTCATGACCACATGCTTTAAAAACATCACGCAAAAGATTTTCGGTGACTTTCATGACATCTTCTTGATCACAAAAGCTCATCTCAATATCAATTTGTGTAAATTCAGGTTGGCGATCAGCCCGTAAGTCTTCATCACGAAAACATTTTGCTACTTGAAAATAACGATCAAAACCCGCACACATTAAAAGTTGTTTGAAAAGCTGAGGGGATTGGGGAAGGGCATAAAACTCACCATTATGCACACGGCTAGGAACAAGATAATCACGAGCACCCTCTGGGGTTGATTTGGTCAAAATGGGTGTTTCAACCTCTAAAAAGCCTTGTGCATCCAAAGAGTTTCTTACCGCAACAGTAGCTTTACTTCTAAGTTTAAAGATTTCATAGGCTTTGGCGTTACGAAGGTCTAGGTAGCGGTATTTTAGACGGACATCTTCACCCACATTGTTATCGCCAATAACAAAAGGAACCGTTTCGCTGGCATTTTCAACAATCAGCTCATCGACTACAATTTCAATTTTACCTGTTTTAAGGCGTGGGTTTTCAAGCCCTTCACCACGAGCTCGCACACGACCTTTGGCTTTTAATACAAACTCATCTCTTACCGATGAAGCAACCTCATGCGCTTTGGTACTATCCGCTGGGTCGCACACCAGTTGTACAAGGCCTGATTTGTCACGAAGGTCAATAAAAATAACCCCACCATGATCCCTGTGGCTGTTTGCCCACCCACACACTTCTACACTTTCGCCAATGTTAGCGACATCTAAATCTGTACAATAATGACTTCTCAATGCTTATTCCTAAGTAAGGGCTAAATGAACCCTTTGGTTGTCGTTTTTTAAAGAATGAGTATAGCTAAACGTAGCTTTTCTTTAGTTTATTTATAAAACCAATGTTAAAAAGAGTGGGGATAGAGGTATCTTAGGGTTTTAAGAGGCAAAGATGCCTCTTAAATAGATTACATACGTGTTAATCGTGTGACAATTTGGTCAATACTGTCTGAAAAAAGTGAGTATAAAAACGGTTCTAAATCTTTAGAACTGTAAGAAGGTGCTATCCATTTACTTCCTTTTTGACGGAAGTTTTGGGTAATGACTTCATCGCCTTTGCGTGCAACAACTTCAATTTCAATTTCACCTTTAAGATTTGCATCGAAATTTTTATCGTTATAGACTAATTCAATATCTCTAATGGAAATTTCAACCACTAAAGAGGCTTCTGTTTTACTCGCATCCGTGTTAAATCCCGCTAGATTAAGCGCATAACCTAAACCTTCTGTGTACTTGTCTGCAAAATTTTCATTGCTGAAGAAGTAAATAGCATCGCCGCCTTTTTGATCAACATAACCAATAACATTTTTTTTGACACGTAAATCTTTGACAAAACGCACATAGATGGTCTTATTGTTGCGCAATGAAGGCCCTTTGTATTCGGATTGGTAGGATTTAAGCATTAACGGTTCATTTTTATAGGCACACCCACTAAAAAGTATCAGTGAAAGTGTTATAAGAAAGAGGTATTTCATGGTGGTTCTCCCTTGTGATAAAAGCACGAAAGGTGCTTATAATGAGCGTGAATTATAGCATAATCGTTGATTAATAAAAGACACGATAGAATCAAATCATGAAAATAACGAACCATACTCATCTTTTAACACAGATTAAAACCGTAGGATTGGTGTGCAAGCCAAATGATACAACACTGATGCCTTATGTAGAGGAAATAAAGTCAGCATTGCAGTTGCAAGGTGTTGCTTTATTGATAGAGCAAACGAGTGCTCAGATGTTAGGTTACAAGGGTGTTTCTTTTGAGCAAATGTGCGAAGAGAGTGATTTTCTTATCTCGCTTGGAGGGGATGGAAGCCTCATCGCTTTGTGTCGAAAAAGCTTTGCATACCATAAGCCAGTCCTTGGTATTTATGCGGGACAATTAGGATTTTTAACCGATATTCAAACCGATGAAATTAGACAGTTTATAGAGGAACTTTTTTTAGGTCATTACCGTATTGATATACGAATGATGCTCGAAATTTCTTTACATGTAAAAGGTAAAATAGAAAAGATAGTTGCCTTTAATGACATTGTTTTATCGCGTTCTAAAATATCCCATATGAGCACGATTAAAGCGTATGTTGATGGTAAATTGTTTAATTCGTATTATGGCGATGGGCTGATTGTCTCAACACCAACAGGCTCAACGGCCTACAATCTCTCAGCAGGTGGCCCTGTGGTTTATCCACTCACAGAAGCTTTAATTTTAACACCCATTTGTCCGCATTCTCTTTCTCAAAGACCCCTTGTTTTGCCTGTCGATTTTGAGATTTCTTTTGAAAGCGATGGAGATACCGTGATTGTTATCGATGGTCAAGATACGTATAATATGAATGAGATTGAACGAGTGTGTGTGCGCAGTGCTAAAGAGGGCGCACGGTTAATTCACAGTTTGGATAGAGACTATTTTGATGTATTAAAAAAGAAATTGCATTGGGGGCATGTGTGATAGAGCGTTTGTTAATCAAAAATCACCTTTCGTTTGCAGCGTGTCAGATGGAATTTGACAAGGGTTTGGTCGTCTTTACAGGACCTAGTGGGGCTGGAAAATCGGTTTTAATGCAGGCACTTTTGTCTTTGTTTGGGCATGGTGACGTACATGCAGATATACTCGAAGCGACGATTGATAAAACATTAGGCTTAGAAGCGTTTGGTATCGAAGAAGAGAGCCCCAATATTTTTAAAGCGCTCAAAGCAAAAAATGCTCGCTATTTTATCAATGCACAAACGGTTTCAAAAAAAACGATGTTAGAACTTTCTCGCACATGTGTCAATTATTTATCCGTAAAAGACAATAATGAGTTTGAAAACAGCCGTCTTTTGACGCTTCTTGATGGGGTATGTGCGAGTAAAAACCCACACCATAGGGAGGCAGTGTATGCCTTTAGCGCACTTTTTTCAGAGTATACAACGTTTAAAGAGGCATTAGAAAGCATTGAAGAAGAAGAGAAAAAACTAGAAGACTTAAAAGAGTTTGCACGTTTTGAAATTGCCAAAATTGATGAAATTGCTCCAAAAATTGGCGAAGATGAAGCGTTGGTGCGTTTTAAAAAATCACTCTCAAAAAAAGAGAAAATAGAACAGGCTATGCAAAAAGCGGGTGAAATTTTCAAGAGTGAGAGCAGTGTGAATGAAGTTCTGACCTTAATGGAAGTAGATGGAAGCTTTTTTGATGCGTGCATGAATGAACTAAGGCTTATTTTTGAAAAACAAAATGAAACATTTGAAGCTTTGGATGAGATTGATGTGGAATCACTGCTTGATCGCATTGAAAAAATTGCCCAACTTAAAAAGCGTTACGGTTCCATAGAAGAAGCATTGGCACAAAGACAAAAAAAAGTAGAAGAACTTGCACGCTATGAAAACAGTGCCTTTGAAAAAGAGCAATTGGCGAAAAAAGTCGCTACTCTTAGCACAGAGGTGCAGAAACAGAGTGAGGCTATTTCAAAGGTACGTCATGCTTACTTAGGTTTGTTAGAAGAGCATTTAAATCACTACCTTTCACAACTGTATATGCCTCCACTTACGCTTGAACTGGCAAAGAGTGGCGTACAAGAGCTTGGGTATGATGTCTTACATGTAAATCTAGGAAAAGTGGATTTAAAAAAAATAAGTTCGGGTGAATATAACCGTGTACGTTTGGCTTTTTTAGCAACGCACAATGCTTTTTTACTGGCAGATGGTGGTGTTTTAATTTTGGATGAAATTGATGCCAATTTAAGCGGTAAAGAGTCAATGAGTGTTGCTAATGTTTTAAAAACACTCTCGCAAACATACCAAATTTTTGCTATTTCGCATCAACCCCAACTCTCTTCATGTGCAGACCAGCACTTTTTAGTGAGTAAAGATGCTTTACATGTAAGCCATGTTCATCCATTAAAAGCGGAGGAGCGAATTCGTGAATTAGCACGCATGGTCAGCGGTGAAAGTGTAAGCGAAGAAGCCCTCTCTTTTGCTAAATCATTGCTAGTTAGTAACAATATGTAACATATCAAAGGGAAGAATTTTGTTTCTTCTCTTTTGATGTAACAGATATACACATTTTTTATTTATTTTAGGTTTTATCGTCCTTTCTTCGTATAAATCTCATAGACTCTTATTAGAATAAATGTATACTCATTTAGTCAAATCTTTAAAAGGAGTTTTGTATGGGTTTAGGAATGCAAGCATTGTTTGCAGCACTGCCAATTATTGCCTCAGGTATTCTTCTCGTAGGGTTACGTATGAAAGCAAAAACAGCGATGCCAATTGTTTATGTTATGACCGCACTGATTGC harbors:
- a CDS encoding DNA-directed RNA polymerase subunit omega — its product is MQRTEEITARALELVGQDRYRLVMMVSKRADQLSNGAEPLIKADKNKQKFTDIALLEIAEGKIRLDSITDN
- a CDS encoding RelA/SpoT family protein, coding for MEELVEIVKECKRSDDAVELLYKYIKPTPNIEKAVAFTITKHQGQYRKSGEEYVVHLLLVCVFVAYLGGDESMIVAGLLHDVVEDTSCSAEEVRALFGEEVGHLVDGLTKIVEIRDVELIPSYSNDKLVASALTFRKMLIASIRDVRVLVVKLCDRLHNMLTLAALDTVKQKRIAEETLVVYAPIAHRLGISSIKNLLEDLSFRYVMPNEYHKIDTYITEHGRQLQLRLNHFISKIKNYMLKEGFIETDFTIQKRVKHYYSIYLKMQRKGVSIEEVLDLLAIRIIVRTPIDCYRALGIVHQHFRPLISRFKDYIAIPKENGYQTIHTTVFDDKSIIESQIRSNDMNKTAEYGVAAHWKYKSGGLNPKLDWLNDLNTQNEEIDNIEDFYAIAKDNLYSEDIAVFSPKGDIFTLPRGATVLDFAYEVHTEVGNYADEAYINKQKVPLLTELKNGDIVRIVTSKEPKYRCTWVNSVKTGKAKTTIQFHCRQKIKEINHKVALKILAHVFSVAETKIVSWVEQEHAIKKIFKVATDSIYLQDIANTLKLYALQDTLLFPLLKKDRYRIKKQKFENIVIYSNHTIANVYFDYCCHPKRGDDIVGFKKGNDIFVHHKLCERAASLMEADEPMVFVKWTREAPDRYKLIISLDNKKGSLASFLAYLAKMQINLVTIELGKSEDEGHADYFEMILELPDKNISAVRDNLKGKYRVIEFVSVNDAYK
- the tyrS gene encoding tyrosine--tRNA ligase, which gives rise to MEIKLKNALSEIKRGISEIIDEERIEALVKNYLEKGQTFLVKAGFDPTAPDLHLGHTVLLQKMALLQKYGAIVQFLIGDFTGMIGDPTGKNETRKKLTREVVLANAETYKEQVFKILDPEKTVVMFNSTWIEALGAAGLVELTTTFNVARMLEREDFEKRYKSQMPISISEFLYPLLQGYDSVAMKCDIEMGGTDQKFNLLMGRHLQRAYSIGKEQAVIMMPLLEGLDGVNKMSKSLGNYIGVTDEPSDMFGKMLSISDSLMWRYYELLSAKSLEEITMLKKDVEEGRVHPKHAKEMIAMEMVARYHGKEAALHAQAEFNRVHAHNEIPNELESFTCKAPVWIAKALVDCGLEESTSQARRDIKQGGVKLNQEKVDDEQLQLNGGEYILQVGKRKFAKLKVQ
- a CDS encoding nitronate monooxygenase, encoding MSLHALKIGKYTIEHPIVQGGMGLGISWDRLAGTVSLEGGLGVISSVGTGYYDERHYSKKNINTRPFETENFYSKEGLNAIVRNARKICGSKPLGMNILYAINDYERVIKDSCEAGVDVIITGAGLPTNMPEFTANYPDVALVPIVSSAKALKIICKRWTQRYNRLPDAIVVEGPLSGGHQGFTYEQCSQEEYQLENLIEPILEEMKAWGDFPLIAAGGVWDHNDILKMFALGARGVQMGTRFIGTHECDADKNFKEVLLKAQKEDIQLFKSPVGYPARGVKTNLIDMVEKREGPAIRCISNCVSPCHRGQEAKAVGYCIADRLSDAYMGKVETGLFFTGANGYKLNEIISVKELMAKLVHGETH
- a CDS encoding N-acetylmuramoyl-L-alanine amidase: MGKRIRLFFLFLLTTMVLFGAPNPMQQLEQYTVQLKQANRDDALRIFHGLKALYIQSVMNGDDALKKETLSLLIEASKRLNYDSSKYASELATLEKQNASSSRSQTYTDTNKRDGVSEKSAFPTPSNKGKALSSSPNNASTQNLPKSYKGKNVLQSIESNDEEIVLHFGSPISEQSIKIFVLKSSDSYKKVIDIPAVILNAPLNIQTPQKLKHIRISQYNNDLLRIVLDAPKSFETYVSTLESKVVISLEKEPNISKNKPQIESTSQKSHVLPPEKESMPVVSKTVQSSSSLNRNKTIVIDAGHGGKDPGAIGYKKKMEKHLMLEIALALGKELKSRGYKVFYTRQKDVFINLRDRTKVANDKNADLFISLHANAAPTEAKQLSMKGLETFFLSPDRSERSKNVAALENKSDIEEMNYYSKETFLNVFNREKIILSNKAAIDIQSHMLNSVKKRYAVEDGGVREAPFWVLVGATMPSVLIEVGYITNPEESTNMHNPQYQKMLVDGISNGLDQYFSNNP
- a CDS encoding competence/damage-inducible protein A, with the protein product MHNFYSVIIGTELLNGRRVDKHFTFINQELRERGLLHVGNFIIEDSPFLIQNCFNMILQDPKSVMFCFGGIGATPDDLTRAIASEVFTGQELSLHVKAKELIESQFGKEAYPHRITMAMLPPEADLLTNVINNVPGFSLFNRFFFTPGFPSMAWPMVQDALTKHFPSQEKLLSDSFIVESPENDLIEIMQALPPELHFSSLPRFVGEKRLVEIYLAHPNKAILNQWSSFFKKEALAKGKIIKDCC
- a CDS encoding adenylate kinase — translated: MKKLFLIIGAPGSGKTTDASLIAEKNSDSIAHYSTGELLRDEVASGSELGKTIDSFVSAGNLVPLDIVINTIVGAIKNSPKDVILIDGFPRSDEQMKALDAILAHETTVQLVSVIEVEVSEQVACDRVLGRARGADDNVQVFNNRMKVYTEPLADIQAFYGAKNLLHKINGERSIEEIVSEMEAFVKGHI